One part of the Desulfonema ishimotonii genome encodes these proteins:
- a CDS encoding choice-of-anchor D domain-containing protein, whose amino-acid sequence MNEDEIAAGVIAVDPVNSDIIYIGSAAGRILRSTDGGTHWISVSNADLNKIVSLAIDPVNPDILYSGVYFTGPDNFGVFKSTNSGEDWAYAGPHRTDVFVLTFTPGTSSSLYAGTFHGVFRYSHISPEMSLKQGETDIPDDGACDFGNVRIGDNKTVSFTIRNTGTETLTLNGTPAKIALSGADVSDFDVDDASIVSPVAPSAAASFTLTFTPSSEGLKSATVTIPNDDPDKNPYTFDISGNGTVRAVLTGESSGTVSTDSVKITVGGTDIVAYKYKLDSGTWSAEIPVATPISLTGLSDGSHTLYVIGKTSSGNWQPEADSTQAAWTVRTPPVVTTAPVTDITSVSAQCGGSVTAKDGYTVLSKGVCWNTSSPVNLSSSPHTDQGDGFGDLISTISGLTPNTTWYVRAYAQVRYGTAAADTVYGSQVSFTTTEATTALPGDADDDGDIDLNDAILVLQILSGTDTGDTVISTDADVNSDGVLGIPEAVYIMQVVSQQRETDI is encoded by the coding sequence GTGAATGAAGATGAGATCGCAGCGGGTGTCATTGCAGTTGATCCGGTCAATTCCGATATCATCTACATTGGAAGTGCGGCAGGACGTATTCTCAGGAGTACAGACGGGGGAACACACTGGATCTCCGTCAGCAACGCAGATCTCAACAAAATCGTCTCCCTTGCCATTGATCCGGTAAACCCGGATATATTATACAGCGGAGTATATTTCACAGGCCCGGACAACTTTGGGGTATTCAAAAGCACCAACAGCGGGGAAGACTGGGCATATGCAGGGCCGCACCGTACAGATGTTTTTGTCCTCACCTTTACACCTGGCACATCGTCCTCCCTTTATGCCGGAACCTTTCACGGTGTGTTCCGGTATTCCCATATTTCCCCTGAAATGAGCCTGAAACAGGGGGAAACAGATATCCCGGATGACGGGGCCTGTGATTTCGGTAATGTGAGGATCGGCGACAACAAGACAGTGAGCTTTACCATCAGAAACACCGGTACAGAGACGCTGACCCTGAACGGCACACCGGCCAAAATCGCTCTGTCCGGCGCGGATGTCTCGGATTTTGATGTTGACGACGCTTCGATTGTTTCACCGGTAGCCCCTTCGGCAGCAGCGTCCTTCACTCTCACCTTCACCCCCTCGTCAGAGGGCCTGAAAAGCGCCACAGTCACAATACCAAACGATGACCCGGATAAAAATCCGTACACGTTTGATATCAGCGGAAACGGTACCGTCCGGGCCGTTCTGACCGGTGAGTCCTCCGGCACTGTCAGCACCGACAGCGTGAAGATCACCGTGGGCGGTACGGATATTGTTGCCTACAAATACAAACTGGACAGCGGCACATGGTCCGCTGAAATTCCGGTAGCCACGCCCATCTCTCTCACCGGTCTCTCCGACGGCTCCCATACCCTGTATGTGATCGGCAAAACATCCTCCGGGAACTGGCAACCCGAAGCCGATTCAACTCAGGCCGCATGGACCGTCCGAACCCCTCCGGTCGTCACCACCGCGCCGGTCACGGACATCACCTCTGTCTCGGCCCAATGCGGTGGCAGCGTAACCGCCAAAGACGGATATACCGTTCTTTCCAAAGGCGTATGCTGGAACACATCATCTCCCGTGAATTTATCGTCCTCCCCGCACACAGACCAGGGCGATGGTTTCGGGGACCTCATCAGCACCATCAGCGGCCTGACACCGAACACCACATGGTATGTCCGCGCCTATGCCCAGGTCAGATACGGAACCGCCGCCGCAGATACCGTTTATGGAAGCCAGGTTTCGTTCACCACTACCGAAGCGACAACAGCACTTCCAGGTGATGCGGACGACGACGGTGATATTGATCTGAATGATGCCATCCTCGTCCTTCAGATTCTTTCCGGCACTGACACCGGAGATACCGTCATCAGTACTGACGCGGATGTGAACAGCGACGGTGTACTCGGCATACCCGAAGCTGTGTATATCATGCAGGTTGTGTCACAGCAGCGGGAAACAGATATCTGA
- a CDS encoding WD40/YVTN/BNR-like repeat-containing protein, whose translation MNPVTLTITLIVLLLAATLANPVLAGTDCWTTSLTPDAEVYALAINPVNPEIIYAGTYGDAPSNGGVFRSTDGGNTWRFTNCGHSGICITEIVINPENPDIVYAGDRWGGVLRSTDAGITWTGAGSGLTNKEVLSLAIDPITPTTLYAGTHGGVFKSTNGGDSWSAVNTGLANLSVLSLAVTPGSSETLYAGTLNGIFKSMDGGNSWSELRNSMECYDIAIDPENSDVIFAGGGPEGVLKSTDGGISWNILNTGLTSTDVQGIITAPTNAETLYACTGGGGVFKSADGGSSWTAVNTGLTNTTTLSLAINPVNSAILYTGTWQGGVFKSTNGGDMWTASNNGLTDPRIRAIADDSGNPDIIYAGTESGGIFKSTDGGIRWTSANTGLTDTAIRSLAADPMNSGIAYAGTENGRIFKTINSGGTWTDTGSAFTTARISFIGINPDSPDTMYAVSTGVAYSGVQTREPPGHL comes from the coding sequence ATGAATCCGGTTACACTGACAATTACCCTGATCGTTCTTCTGCTGGCAGCAACCCTGGCGAATCCTGTGTTAGCAGGCACTGACTGCTGGACCACCTCCCTTACCCCCGATGCGGAAGTCTATGCGCTCGCCATTAATCCCGTCAATCCGGAAATTATTTATGCGGGCACTTACGGTGATGCCCCATCAAACGGCGGCGTATTCAGAAGCACAGACGGTGGAAACACATGGAGATTCACCAACTGCGGGCATTCAGGAATATGTATCACAGAGATCGTTATCAATCCTGAAAACCCCGATATTGTCTATGCCGGAGACCGCTGGGGCGGCGTACTCAGGAGTACGGACGCCGGAATTACCTGGACCGGGGCTGGCAGCGGTCTTACAAACAAAGAGGTTCTCTCACTTGCCATTGACCCGATAACGCCCACGACCCTTTATGCCGGTACTCACGGCGGGGTGTTCAAAAGCACGAACGGCGGAGACTCATGGTCTGCTGTGAACACCGGACTTGCAAACCTGTCTGTTCTTTCTCTCGCTGTCACTCCCGGTTCATCCGAAACCCTTTATGCCGGAACCCTGAACGGAATATTTAAAAGTATGGACGGCGGAAATTCCTGGAGCGAACTCAGGAACTCCATGGAATGTTATGATATCGCCATTGACCCTGAAAACTCTGATGTCATTTTTGCAGGCGGTGGGCCGGAGGGCGTATTAAAAAGCACGGACGGAGGGATTAGCTGGAACATCCTAAACACAGGTCTGACCAGTACAGATGTCCAAGGTATTATTACGGCCCCCACAAACGCCGAGACCCTTTATGCCTGTACCGGGGGAGGCGGGGTGTTCAAAAGCGCGGATGGCGGCAGTTCATGGACTGCCGTTAATACCGGCCTCACAAACACAACAACCCTGTCCCTTGCCATTAATCCCGTCAATTCCGCCATACTTTATACCGGAACCTGGCAAGGCGGGGTATTCAAAAGTACAAACGGGGGAGATATGTGGACGGCCTCTAATAATGGCCTCACCGACCCGAGAATCCGGGCAATTGCCGATGATTCCGGGAATCCCGATATAATCTATGCCGGAACTGAAAGCGGCGGTATATTTAAAAGCACGGACGGGGGCATCCGGTGGACCTCCGCGAACACCGGTCTGACAGACACAGCTATCCGGTCATTGGCTGCTGATCCGATGAATTCGGGCATTGCCTACGCCGGAACCGAGAATGGCCGCATATTCAAGACCATAAACAGCGGTGGCACATGGACTGACACCGGCAGCGCGTTTACCACTGCAAGAATTTCATTTATCGGCATCAATCCGGATTCCCCTGATACGATGTATGCTGTAAGCACAGGGGTGGCATATTCAGGAGTACAAACGCGGGAACCTCCTGGGCATCTGTAA
- a CDS encoding C40 family peptidase, which yields MKNGNKHRPDQSSDQRRHVPEPLPQCCPQKKNTDISLLQEIAPDLFPVLRSGKTDFAFGPKFGPNDASAAFYEEYSKRLGIKLDGTENRQLLLAIDDWLRTPYRFGGCSKRGIDCSCLVKTIYEDVYGIELTRTTRTIYKNIRYRNLIPVRDKKALREGDIICFRMRGRRVSHVGIYIKDNKFLHASLSKGVTIADLNKKYFKRRFVTGGRPDEAGMPGTSLSKLESP from the coding sequence TTGAAAAACGGGAATAAACACCGCCCCGATCAATCTTCGGATCAGCGCCGACACGTTCCCGAACCCCTGCCTCAATGCTGTCCTCAGAAAAAAAACACAGACATCTCGCTGCTGCAGGAGATCGCACCCGATCTCTTTCCCGTTCTCCGGTCTGGGAAAACGGACTTTGCATTCGGTCCGAAATTCGGTCCGAACGATGCTTCCGCAGCATTTTACGAGGAATATTCAAAACGTCTGGGGATAAAGCTCGACGGCACGGAAAACCGGCAACTCCTGCTCGCCATCGACGACTGGCTCCGAACCCCCTACCGGTTCGGCGGATGCTCCAAAAGAGGGATCGACTGCTCCTGCCTAGTCAAAACCATCTATGAGGATGTCTACGGCATCGAACTGACCCGCACGACCCGAACCATCTATAAAAATATCAGATACAGAAACCTCATACCGGTCAGAGACAAAAAAGCGCTCCGGGAGGGCGATATTATCTGTTTCAGGATGAGGGGACGGCGAGTCTCCCATGTCGGCATTTACATTAAGGACAACAAATTCCTCCACGCCAGCCTCTCAAAAGGCGTCACTATTGCCGATCTGAATAAAAAATATTTCAAAAGACGGTTTGTCACCGGCGGCAGGCCCGATGAAGCCGGAATGCCGGGCACATCACTGTCAAAACTTGAATCCCCCTGA
- a CDS encoding C40 family peptidase, with the protein MMTRYRNRHLIRLIFLISMLTTTWSCSGFREKGMYNTKTTAAECQPPVPAQPPVSRTEKLSAPSDPAPEQPASEISEAMAREISSQEISPPLPAASAQQSPDTVSDAAASIAPYFRKMGIRLDGTENLRLLQAIAQWMGTPYQWGGCSPYGIDCSCLVKFIYETVYGISLHRTSVTMFENDLTPVPPEELREGDVLSFDTKGSGISHVGIYLKANRFVHASLSRGVMISSLDQSYFKKRFISGGRVVRHPAIRLASLSLGELVIVNP; encoded by the coding sequence ATGATGACACGATACCGGAACCGGCATCTCATCCGCCTGATCTTTCTGATCTCCATGCTGACGACCACATGGTCCTGTTCAGGATTTCGGGAAAAAGGGATGTATAATACAAAAACAACGGCAGCAGAGTGCCAGCCCCCTGTTCCGGCGCAACCACCGGTTTCCCGGACGGAAAAGCTTTCAGCGCCTTCGGATCCGGCACCGGAACAGCCTGCCAGTGAAATTTCAGAAGCAATGGCCCGGGAAATCAGTTCTCAGGAAATCTCACCGCCCCTGCCTGCGGCATCTGCTCAACAGTCGCCGGATACGGTTTCTGATGCAGCGGCCTCCATTGCCCCCTATTTTCGCAAAATGGGAATCCGGCTTGACGGGACTGAAAATCTCAGACTCCTGCAGGCAATTGCCCAGTGGATGGGCACCCCCTATCAGTGGGGCGGCTGTTCTCCTTACGGCATCGACTGTTCCTGTCTGGTCAAATTCATCTATGAAACCGTCTACGGCATCTCCCTGCACCGCACGTCCGTGACGATGTTTGAAAACGATCTGACACCCGTGCCCCCCGAGGAACTCCGGGAAGGCGATGTCCTCAGTTTCGATACGAAGGGCAGCGGCATTTCCCATGTGGGAATCTATCTGAAGGCCAACCGTTTTGTTCACGCCAGCCTTTCAAGAGGGGTGATGATCAGCAGCCTGGATCAAAGTTATTTCAAAAAACGGTTCATATCCGGCGGTCGCGTCGTCCGGCATCCGGCAATCCGGCTGGCCAGCCTCTCTCTCGGCGAACTGGTCATCGTGAATCCGTAA
- the xerD gene encoding site-specific tyrosine recombinase XerD: MENTTPATPPLPGPEALAEQYLTCLLVEKGLARKTLEAYHSDLERYFEFLRQQGVPTLSENDTPLILTHLMRLEEGGMSPRSRARHLVSLRGFYKFLVQETLLSRDPVSRIDLPRTGLRLPDILSVDETKRLLSMPDTSNPRGLRNAAMLEVLYGAGLRVSELVSLKLREVNTEAGFIKLMGKGAAERLVPIGWPAKEKILLYLGSARPLLSKGKTSPYLFLARPGHPMTRQGFWKLLKKYAETAGIRKTISPHSLRHAFASHLLEGGADLRAIQVMLGHADISTTQIYTHVARKRLREIHEKCHPRG; encoded by the coding sequence ATGGAGAACACCACACCGGCGACACCGCCGTTACCCGGCCCCGAAGCGCTGGCCGAACAGTATCTGACCTGCCTTCTGGTGGAAAAGGGGCTGGCCCGGAAAACCCTTGAGGCCTATCACAGTGATCTGGAGCGGTATTTTGAATTTCTCCGTCAGCAGGGGGTTCCGACACTGTCCGAAAATGATACCCCGCTGATTCTGACCCATCTGATGCGCCTGGAAGAAGGGGGAATGAGTCCCCGGTCGCGGGCACGGCATCTGGTGTCGCTGCGGGGGTTTTATAAGTTTCTGGTGCAGGAGACCCTCCTCTCCCGCGACCCGGTGAGCCGGATCGACCTGCCCAGAACCGGCCTCCGGCTGCCGGATATCCTGTCTGTTGATGAGACAAAGCGGCTGCTCAGTATGCCGGATACCTCAAACCCCAGAGGCCTGCGGAATGCGGCCATGCTGGAAGTCCTTTACGGTGCGGGGCTCCGGGTATCGGAACTGGTCAGCCTGAAGCTGCGGGAGGTCAACACCGAGGCCGGTTTTATCAAACTCATGGGGAAGGGAGCTGCCGAACGGCTGGTTCCCATCGGGTGGCCTGCAAAGGAAAAAATCCTCCTCTATCTCGGATCAGCCCGCCCCCTGCTGTCAAAAGGGAAAACGTCTCCGTATCTCTTTCTGGCCCGGCCCGGCCATCCCATGACCCGCCAGGGGTTCTGGAAACTGTTGAAAAAATACGCTGAAACAGCGGGCATCCGTAAAACGATCAGCCCGCACAGCCTGCGCCATGCCTTTGCCAGCCACCTCTTGGAAGGCGGCGCTGATCTGCGGGCCATTCAGGTGATGCTCGGTCATGCGGATATTTCAACCACCCAGATTTACACCCATGTGGCACGGAAACGCCTCAGAGAAATCCATGAAAAATGTCACCCCAGAGGATGA
- a CDS encoding UDP-glucuronic acid decarboxylase family protein, producing MAGYYKKRILVTGGCGFLGSHLCERLLDRGCDVLCVDNFFTGSRDNVLHLKDHPYFELMRHDINLPLYAEVDEIYNLACPASPVHYQSDPVQTTKTCVIGVIHMLGLAKRTGAKIFQASTSEVYGDPRIHPQPETYWGNVNPVGSRACYDEGKRCAETLVFDYHRQNRLRIKVARIFNTFGPGMHPDDGRVVSNFIVQALKNQPITIYGHGAQTRSFCYVDDMIDAFILFMNSPDEFIGPVNMGSPAEVSILELAETIIRLTRSRSEIVFRPLPADDPEQRQPDIRLARTHLGWSPKISLEDGLRQTIAYFDTLLTERQTR from the coding sequence ATGGCGGGCTATTATAAAAAGCGGATACTGGTTACCGGTGGCTGCGGATTTCTGGGATCTCATCTCTGTGAGCGGCTGCTGGACAGGGGATGTGACGTTCTGTGTGTCGATAATTTCTTTACCGGTTCGCGGGATAACGTGCTGCACCTGAAGGATCACCCCTATTTTGAGCTGATGCGCCACGACATCAACCTGCCGCTGTATGCGGAGGTGGATGAGATTTACAATCTGGCCTGCCCGGCCTCTCCGGTTCACTACCAGTCCGACCCGGTTCAGACGACCAAGACCTGCGTGATCGGTGTGATCCACATGCTGGGCCTTGCCAAGCGCACCGGGGCCAAAATATTTCAGGCCTCCACCAGTGAGGTCTACGGCGATCCCCGGATTCACCCCCAGCCGGAAACCTACTGGGGAAATGTGAATCCCGTTGGCTCCAGGGCCTGTTATGATGAGGGGAAACGCTGCGCGGAGACCCTGGTTTTCGACTATCACCGGCAGAACCGGCTGAGAATAAAGGTGGCACGGATTTTTAACACCTTCGGCCCCGGAATGCACCCGGATGACGGCAGGGTGGTGTCCAATTTTATCGTCCAGGCCCTGAAAAATCAGCCCATCACCATTTACGGTCATGGCGCTCAGACCCGATCCTTCTGCTATGTGGACGATATGATTGACGCCTTTATCCTGTTTATGAACTCGCCGGATGAATTTATCGGACCGGTCAACATGGGAAGCCCGGCTGAGGTTTCGATTCTGGAGCTGGCGGAGACCATTATCCGGCTGACCCGCTCCCGCTCGGAGATCGTTTTCAGGCCGCTGCCTGCCGATGACCCGGAACAGCGTCAGCCGGATATCCGTCTGGCCCGTACACATCTGGGGTGGTCGCCGAAAATTTCACTGGAGGACGGGCTGCGCCAGACCATAGCCTATTTTGACACGCTACTGACGGAGAGGCAGACGCGATGA
- the galE gene encoding UDP-glucose 4-epimerase GalE, translating to MKETILVIGGAGYIGSHMCKHLARSGYQPVVLDSLIYGHPEAVQWGPLIRGDIADAALLRRVFSEYDIAGVMHFAAFTCVGESVTDPARYYRNNVAATVNLLGEMVDAGISNFIFSSTCATYGEPVEIPMTEAHPQHPINPYGRTKLMVEQVLSDFETAYGLRSVCLRYFNAAGADSDGDLGEDHRPETHLIPLVLQTALGQRDEIQIFGEDYPTPDGTCVRDYIHVIDLSQAHLLALERLLDGQPGGPTIWATGRGIRSGRSLRRPGGLPGNRFRRQWPDGGRAIRRP from the coding sequence ATGAAAGAGACGATTCTGGTCATCGGAGGTGCCGGTTATATCGGCTCCCACATGTGCAAACACCTGGCCCGGAGCGGCTACCAGCCGGTGGTGCTGGACAGCCTGATCTACGGACACCCGGAGGCGGTTCAGTGGGGCCCGCTGATCCGGGGGGACATCGCCGATGCCGCTCTGCTCCGGCGCGTCTTTTCCGAATATGACATCGCCGGGGTCATGCACTTCGCAGCCTTCACCTGTGTGGGGGAGTCGGTGACGGACCCGGCCAGATATTACCGGAACAATGTGGCGGCCACGGTCAATCTGCTGGGGGAAATGGTTGATGCGGGGATTTCCAATTTCATATTTTCCTCCACCTGCGCCACCTACGGAGAGCCGGTGGAGATTCCCATGACGGAAGCGCATCCGCAGCACCCCATCAACCCCTATGGGCGAACAAAACTGATGGTCGAGCAGGTGCTGTCGGATTTTGAGACGGCCTACGGGCTGCGGTCCGTCTGTCTGAGATATTTCAACGCCGCCGGTGCGGATTCGGACGGTGATCTGGGCGAAGACCACCGCCCGGAAACCCATCTGATTCCGCTGGTGCTTCAGACAGCTCTGGGACAGCGGGATGAGATTCAGATCTTCGGGGAGGATTACCCGACCCCGGACGGCACCTGCGTCCGGGACTACATTCATGTCATCGATCTGTCTCAGGCCCATTTGCTGGCGCTGGAGCGTCTGCTGGACGGCCAGCCCGGGGGGCCTACAATCTGGGCAACGGGGAGGGGTATTCGGTCCGGGAGGTCATTGAGACGGCCCGGCGGATTACCGGGAAACCGATTCCGGCGGCAGTGGCCGGACGGCGGGCGGGCGATCCGCCGACCCTGA
- the coaBC gene encoding bifunctional phosphopantothenoylcysteine decarboxylase/phosphopantothenate--cysteine ligase CoaBC: MKNAIYGKHIVLGVCGGIAAYKSAALLRLMTGQGADVRVMMTAHAREFVGPMTFEALSGRAVCSDLFAGSDPEASIRHIEWAEEAQAVVIAPATANMVAKYAGGIADDALSTFLLAVTCPVILCPSMNTNMYLSPPVQRNLETLRGDGHMVLEPGAGDLACGTVGPGRLPEPEEILDRLMACMTPRDLAGKRVMVTAGPTREPLDPVRFLSNPSSGKMGYALARAAEYRGADVTLISGPVHLPAPFNVHTVSVRTAREMAAAAFEHMASADIIIKTAAVADYRPKETSDHKIKKGEGDKILELERNADILMGIGQRKEGRILVGFAAETQNLRENALGKLERKNLDMIVGNIVGQPDSGFGSDTNRVSLFFRDGTREALEPMPKDAVANIILDRVAGLMT; encoded by the coding sequence ATGAAGAACGCGATTTACGGTAAACACATTGTACTGGGCGTCTGCGGGGGGATTGCGGCCTATAAGAGCGCGGCCCTGCTTCGCCTGATGACCGGACAGGGCGCGGATGTCCGGGTGATGATGACCGCCCATGCCCGTGAATTTGTGGGGCCGATGACCTTTGAGGCCCTGTCCGGCAGGGCGGTCTGTTCCGATCTGTTTGCAGGCAGCGACCCGGAGGCATCCATCCGGCATATTGAGTGGGCCGAGGAAGCCCAGGCCGTGGTGATCGCCCCGGCCACGGCCAATATGGTGGCCAAGTACGCCGGCGGGATTGCGGATGACGCCCTCAGCACCTTTCTGCTGGCGGTGACATGCCCAGTCATTCTCTGTCCCTCTATGAACACCAACATGTATCTGAGTCCCCCGGTTCAGCGGAATCTGGAAACGCTGCGGGGGGACGGCCACATGGTTCTGGAGCCGGGCGCAGGCGATCTGGCCTGTGGCACGGTGGGGCCGGGCCGTCTGCCGGAACCGGAAGAGATTCTCGACCGGCTGATGGCTTGTATGACGCCCAGGGATCTGGCCGGGAAACGGGTAATGGTGACTGCCGGACCGACCCGGGAACCCCTTGATCCGGTCCGGTTTCTCAGCAACCCGTCTTCCGGGAAGATGGGATATGCCCTGGCGCGGGCCGCCGAATACCGGGGCGCGGACGTGACGCTGATTTCCGGGCCCGTCCATCTGCCTGCCCCGTTCAATGTGCATACCGTCAGTGTCCGCACTGCCCGTGAGATGGCGGCTGCCGCCTTTGAGCATATGGCCTCCGCCGATATTATCATCAAGACAGCGGCCGTGGCCGACTACCGGCCCAAAGAAACATCAGATCACAAGATCAAGAAGGGGGAGGGCGATAAAATACTGGAACTGGAGCGGAATGCGGACATTCTGATGGGGATCGGCCAGCGCAAGGAAGGCCGGATTCTGGTGGGATTTGCCGCCGAGACGCAGAACCTGAGAGAAAACGCCCTGGGCAAGCTGGAGCGGAAAAATCTGGACATGATTGTCGGGAATATCGTGGGGCAGCCGGATTCCGGTTTCGGGTCGGATACCAACCGCGTCTCCCTCTTTTTCCGGGACGGGACAAGGGAGGCGCTGGAGCCGATGCCCAAAGATGCGGTCGCGAATATCATTCTGGACCGTGTGGCCGGGCTGATGACATGA
- a CDS encoding uracil-DNA glycosylase produces the protein MTGKDQEKPPRIPPGAFEALVGELRHTLRFMADAGCEGFDCSPETLRLVRRLGQKSSPVQRSGPATVGQNSSSVQPPAARRTDPVKPTGGAPLHSERSGPPVTGQKVSPTRPPTARRPEPPSRFGHSGKGVAGQNMPPAQHPPDGRKALSMQGEQRIIRERPPMPETLEQIRADLGDCRRCRLCERRTHIVFGAGNPGARLVFVGEGPGYEEDRSGQPFVGQAGQLLTKIIAAIRMTRESVYICNVIKCRPPGNRNPNPYEVGACFPFLARQLAAIRPAFICALGKFAAQTLLGTDLPISRLRGRFHTYRGIPVMPTFHPAYLLRNPERKREVWEDMKQLMRAMGHKI, from the coding sequence ATGACCGGAAAGGATCAGGAAAAGCCGCCCCGGATTCCCCCCGGTGCTTTTGAGGCACTGGTGGGAGAGTTGCGGCACACCCTCCGGTTCATGGCCGACGCCGGGTGCGAGGGCTTTGACTGTTCGCCGGAGACGCTCCGGCTGGTCCGGCGTCTGGGGCAAAAATCGTCACCGGTTCAGCGGTCCGGTCCGGCAACCGTCGGGCAGAATTCGTCTTCGGTACAGCCCCCGGCTGCCCGGAGAACAGACCCTGTGAAGCCGACGGGCGGAGCGCCTTTGCATTCTGAGCGCTCCGGGCCGCCCGTGACCGGGCAGAAGGTGTCCCCGACCCGGCCGCCGACTGCCCGGAGACCGGAACCGCCTTCGCGTTTTGGGCATTCCGGGAAGGGCGTGGCCGGGCAGAATATGCCCCCGGCACAGCATCCGCCTGACGGGAGAAAAGCCCTCTCCATGCAGGGGGAACAGCGGATAATCCGGGAGCGACCGCCGATGCCGGAAACCCTGGAACAGATTCGGGCGGATCTCGGCGACTGCCGCCGGTGCCGGTTGTGCGAAAGGCGGACGCATATTGTGTTCGGCGCAGGCAATCCCGGTGCCCGCCTGGTGTTTGTGGGGGAGGGGCCGGGATATGAGGAAGACCGGTCCGGGCAGCCCTTTGTGGGGCAGGCCGGACAGCTTCTGACAAAGATCATTGCCGCCATCCGCATGACCCGTGAATCGGTTTATATCTGCAATGTGATCAAGTGCAGGCCCCCGGGGAACCGGAACCCGAACCCGTATGAGGTCGGCGCCTGCTTTCCGTTTCTGGCGCGGCAACTGGCAGCTATCCGGCCCGCGTTTATCTGCGCCCTCGGAAAATTCGCCGCCCAGACCCTGCTCGGTACCGATCTGCCCATCTCCCGGCTCAGGGGCCGGTTTCACACGTACAGGGGGATTCCGGTCATGCCGACGTTCCATCCGGCCTACCTGCTCCGGAACCCGGAGCGGAAGCGGGAGGTATGGGAGGATATGAAGCAACTGATGCGGGCCATGGGGCATAAGATTTAG
- a CDS encoding Rho termination factor N-terminal domain-containing protein → MGGKKEGAKEKPLEKMTSKDLREVAKEIDGIVGAHGMNKPELISAIRKARGIEEPAGKKGGADVREIKKKIKELKVKRAQAIETDDQKMAGIYRKRIVRLKKKTRRAA, encoded by the coding sequence ATGGGTGGGAAAAAAGAAGGGGCAAAAGAAAAACCGCTGGAGAAGATGACGTCCAAGGATCTGCGCGAAGTGGCGAAAGAGATTGACGGGATTGTCGGGGCTCACGGCATGAACAAACCGGAGCTGATCTCCGCCATCCGCAAGGCCCGCGGCATTGAAGAGCCCGCAGGGAAAAAAGGCGGCGCCGACGTCCGCGAGATCAAGAAAAAAATCAAGGAGCTGAAGGTCAAACGGGCCCAGGCCATTGAGACGGATGATCAGAAAATGGCCGGTATCTACAGAAAGCGGATTGTCCGCCTGAAAAAGAAAACCCGGAGAGCGGCCTGA
- a CDS encoding 5' nucleotidase, NT5C type: MIDPASVAFDIDGVVADTMGLFIDIAQSQYGLTVQYEDITRYMLEDCLDIDAGIIREIIEKLLDGNHDSALRPIEDAPRVLERLGTDHGPLCFVTARPEAEPIRLWMNRMLPVGASRIDIVATGSFEAKSEILKEKGISWFVEDRLETCFLLKEAGISPILFRQPWNRSRHPFTEVSNWQALESLIAF; this comes from the coding sequence ATGATTGATCCGGCATCTGTGGCGTTTGACATTGACGGCGTGGTGGCTGACACAATGGGGCTGTTTATTGATATTGCACAGTCCCAGTACGGGCTTACGGTTCAATATGAGGATATTACCCGGTACATGCTGGAGGATTGTCTTGATATCGATGCCGGGATTATCCGGGAGATTATCGAAAAGCTGCTGGATGGAAACCATGACAGTGCCCTGAGACCCATTGAAGACGCCCCCAGGGTTCTGGAACGGCTGGGCACGGATCACGGACCGCTCTGTTTTGTGACCGCCCGGCCGGAGGCGGAGCCGATCCGCCTGTGGATGAACAGGATGCTGCCGGTCGGGGCGTCCCGCATTGATATTGTGGCAACCGGGTCGTTTGAAGCCAAGTCGGAGATCCTGAAGGAAAAAGGGATCTCCTGGTTTGTGGAGGACCGTCTGGAAACCTGCTTTCTCCTCAAAGAGGCCGGGATCAGCCCCATACTGTTCAGGCAGCCGTGGAACCGTTCGCGGCACCCGTTTACGGAGGTCAGCAACTGGCAGGCGCTTGAGTCGCTGATTGCGTTCTGA